From the genome of Croceibacterium atlanticum:
CGCAGGCGGCTCGATCTCTGGCGGGAACGGACGGGGAGGGATTAGAGCAGCGAAAGCTGCGCCGTATCCTCTTCCTCAGCTTCGGCATCCGGCCGGTCGAGCGAGCTGAGCGTCAGGCCCATCAGCCTGATCGGCATGGGCAACGGCAATTGCGCGTCCAGCAATTCCCCTGCCACGCGTGCGAATTGCGCCTTGTCCGCCACAAAGTCGGGCAGGGATCTGGCCCGCGTCATCAGCTGGAAATCGGAATAGCGCAGTTTCAGCGTGATCGTGCGCCCCTTGGCATTGGCCTCTTCAATCCGCCCCCACACGATGTCGATGATATTGGCCAGCGCTTCGCGCAGGGCAGGGCCGCTCGAAATATCCTCGTGGAAGGTCCGTTCGCCGCCGATGGATTTGCGGATACGGTTGGCGCGCACGGGGCGCAGATCGATGCCCCGCGCGGCGCGATAGAGATAATCGCCGAAACTGCCGAAATGGCTGCGCAGCCATGCCACATCCTTTTTCGCCAGATCGGCGCCGCTCTCTATGCCCAGACGCGCCATCTTTTCCGCCCCGCGCGGGCCGACCCCGTGGAAACGCCGCACCGGCAATGACTGGACGAAAGCCGCGCCCTGGCCGGGCCGGATCACGCATATGCCGTCGGGCTTGTTCTGATCGCTCGCCAGCTTGGCCAGGAACTTGTTGTAGGACACGCCGGCACTGGCGGTCAGCCGCGTTTCCTCCCTGATCCGCTGGCGGATCAGTTCGGCAATCCGCGTCGCGCTGCCAATGCCGCGAATATCGTCGGTCACGTCCAGATAGGCTTCGTCCAGGCTCAGCGGCTCAACATGCGGTGTAAAGTGCCGAAAGATCTCGCGAATCTGTTGGGACACTTCGCGATAGATGTCGAACCGGGCCTTGCAGAAGATCAGGTCCGGGCATTTGCGCTTCGCCGTGGCGGAAGGCATGGCCGATCGCACGCCGAATTGCCGCGCTTCGTAACTGGCCGCCGCCACTACGCCGCGGCCGGAAGATCCGCCCACCGCCACCGGCTTGCCGCGCAGATCGGGATTATCGCGCTGTTCCACGCTGGCGAAGAAGGCATCCATGTCGACATGGATGATCTTGCGCAGCCCTTGCGCTTCCTCGGCATCCTCTTCGGGCGCGGGCCTCGTCATGGCCGGGATGTAGCCCCTGCGCGCGGGCTTTGCCACGCGCGCCTGTTACAAAACCGATTTACCGCACCGCAGCATGAGGCTAGGGCCGCGCGCATGGCTACCAGGATTGCCCCCCATGAAATGCCGATGATCGGCAGAAGAGAGCTTGTCTGTCTGATCGCGCTGATGATGAGTCTCAGCGCGATGGCGATTGACGGCATGTTGCCCGCTCTCGATGAAATGGCGCGGGAACTTGGCGCGGCGAACGGTAATCAGCGGCAATTGGTGGTCGCTGTATTTCTGCTGGCCAATGGCGTGGGAACATTGTTCCCCGGATCGCTGGCTGACCGTTACGGCCGGCGGCCGGTATTGCTGGGCACTCTGGCGGCCTTTGCCGCCTGTTCGATTGCCGTGGCGCTGGTCCATTCCTTTGAAGCATTGCTGGTGATCCGCGCCTTGCAGGGCTTTTCCGCTGCCGGGCTGATGGTCGTCCCCTACGCAATCATTCGCGATCAGTTCGAAGGCGATGCCATGGCCCGGTTGATGAGCCTGGTGGGCGCGGTGTTTATCGTCGTGCCCGTTGTCGCGCCCAGTATCGGGCAGGGCGTGTTGTTGATTGCCGGCTGGCGCTGGATATTCCTGTCGCTGGCGGGCGTTTCCGCAATCGGTGCCTTGTGGCTGTGGCTGCGCTTGCCGGAAACGCTGCATCCCGAATATCGCCATGAAATCAACGTGCCGATCATCCTGCGCAATATGGGCGCCGCGTTCTTCAACCGTGCCGCTGTCGGCTATGTGCTGGGCACCAGCCTGCTGATCGGTGCCGTGTTCGGTTACGTGAACAGCGCGCAGCAGCTTATCGGGGAACATTTCGGGGCTGGCACGTGGTTCCCGGTTGTGTTCGGCGCGACGGCGGCGATGATGGTCCTTTCCAACATCGTGAACTCCCGGATTGTCGAAACATTCGGCGCAAGGCGGGTTTCGCATGCCGGGGTCTTGCTGTTCATGCTGGTCAGCATGGTGCAGGTCTGGGCATCCTATGCGCATCCCGGGGAACTGGCCTGGTTCCTGCCGCTGATGGCGGCGAATCTGGGCCTGCTCGGCTTTCTGGGCGCGAATTTCGGTTCCATCGCGATGCAGCCTTTCGCCCATATCGCCGGGGCCGCCAGTTCGATCCAGAGCTTCTTCCGCATGTTCGGTGCGGCGGTTGTCGGGCTTGTCATTGGCCAGGCCTATGACGGCACGGCACGCCCCTTCGCCTTCGCCCTGCTGATTTGCAGCGTCCTGGCGCTGGCGCTGGTCCTGTTCAGCGAAAAGGGCCGGCTGTTCCGCCGCCTGAACGGCCCGGTCCGGCAGGAAGCGGAATGAACGATCCGTTTGACTTGTTTCCGGGCGGCTGAGTTTCCGGCATTCGTAGTTGCGAGCGTAGTGAAACAATCCAGATCGGAGAGAGGAGGGGAGGGGTTAGTT
Proteins encoded in this window:
- the dinB gene encoding DNA polymerase IV, with protein sequence MTRPAPEEDAEEAQGLRKIIHVDMDAFFASVEQRDNPDLRGKPVAVGGSSGRGVVAAASYEARQFGVRSAMPSATAKRKCPDLIFCKARFDIYREVSQQIREIFRHFTPHVEPLSLDEAYLDVTDDIRGIGSATRIAELIRQRIREETRLTASAGVSYNKFLAKLASDQNKPDGICVIRPGQGAAFVQSLPVRRFHGVGPRGAEKMARLGIESGADLAKKDVAWLRSHFGSFGDYLYRAARGIDLRPVRANRIRKSIGGERTFHEDISSGPALREALANIIDIVWGRIEEANAKGRTITLKLRYSDFQLMTRARSLPDFVADKAQFARVAGELLDAQLPLPMPIRLMGLTLSSLDRPDAEAEEEDTAQLSLL
- a CDS encoding multidrug effflux MFS transporter; its protein translation is MATRIAPHEMPMIGRRELVCLIALMMSLSAMAIDGMLPALDEMARELGAANGNQRQLVVAVFLLANGVGTLFPGSLADRYGRRPVLLGTLAAFAACSIAVALVHSFEALLVIRALQGFSAAGLMVVPYAIIRDQFEGDAMARLMSLVGAVFIVVPVVAPSIGQGVLLIAGWRWIFLSLAGVSAIGALWLWLRLPETLHPEYRHEINVPIILRNMGAAFFNRAAVGYVLGTSLLIGAVFGYVNSAQQLIGEHFGAGTWFPVVFGATAAMMVLSNIVNSRIVETFGARRVSHAGVLLFMLVSMVQVWASYAHPGELAWFLPLMAANLGLLGFLGANFGSIAMQPFAHIAGAASSIQSFFRMFGAAVVGLVIGQAYDGTARPFAFALLICSVLALALVLFSEKGRLFRRLNGPVRQEAE